The proteins below come from a single Borrelia hispanica CRI genomic window:
- a CDS encoding MFS transporter, which yields MIEDKHQRYYFYSLFLSEFARTLPHAVLTIILINKGLQLRDIAIVQMFYMLAIIFFELPSGIISDIFDRKIVYLSSIFLSMIAYFIIFQTSSFIKLCIAWFIYGVSSAVNTGTIDISFTHIYQNNSKKLKAFISSMKIILSTGAILGGYTGSILFLYIDKNIYLLSLSLYLISSLITIFFISSDKNIDYNKEDISLYLKQFKKNIIMLLRSKIFIELLILISSIQFFFQPFYLYWQAIFIDKNVPISIFGIIYILFRFSNIVGAWIFKKIRHSRYDSYVILSIIFLLSILTKIISYTYMFVTIITLLVILVSLYSNNLEYFLRKNIDSKILGTITSINSTISRLFSFLVLIACSVLASLISIINTFILLILIFCILSVFVIYKFTDNKKEYIK from the coding sequence ATGATAGAAGATAAACATCAAAGATATTATTTTTATTCATTATTTTTATCAGAATTTGCAAGAACATTACCACATGCTGTTTTAACTATTATTTTAATAAATAAAGGTTTGCAACTAAGAGATATTGCTATAGTGCAAATGTTTTATATGTTAGCAATTATTTTTTTCGAGCTTCCTTCAGGCATAATATCAGACATTTTTGACAGGAAAATTGTTTATTTATCGTCAATTTTTTTATCAATGATTGCTTATTTTATTATTTTTCAAACATCATCGTTTATAAAGCTTTGTATTGCTTGGTTTATATATGGTGTCTCATCTGCGGTTAATACTGGTACAATTGATATTAGTTTTACTCATATATATCAAAATAATTCTAAAAAGTTAAAAGCATTTATATCATCTATGAAAATAATTTTAAGTACTGGGGCTATTTTAGGTGGATATACAGGAAGCATATTGTTTTTATATATTGATAAAAATATTTATCTTCTTTCATTATCTTTATATTTAATATCATCTTTAATAACAATTTTTTTCATATCAAGTGATAAAAATATAGATTATAACAAGGAAGATATAAGTTTATATCTTAAACAATTTAAAAAAAATATAATTATGTTATTAAGGTCTAAAATATTCATAGAATTACTTATTTTAATCAGCTCTATTCAGTTTTTTTTTCAACCTTTTTATTTATACTGGCAAGCAATTTTTATTGATAAAAATGTTCCTATTAGCATATTTGGCATTATATATATATTATTTCGTTTCTCAAATATTGTAGGAGCATGGATCTTTAAAAAAATTAGACATTCAAGATATGATTCTTATGTTATTTTAAGTATCATATTTTTATTATCAATTTTAACAAAAATAATTTCATACACTTATATGTTTGTTACCATAATAACATTGCTTGTAATTTTAGTTTCTCTTTATTCTAATAATTTAGAATATTTTTTAAGAAAAAATATAGATTCAAAAATTTTAGGCACCATAACTTCTATTAATAGTACAATATCTCGTTTATTTTCATTCTTAGTATTGATAGCATGTTCAGTTTTAGCTAGTTTGATAAGCATCATAAATACATTTATTTTATTAATACTTATTTTTTGTATTCTATCTGTCTTTGTGATATATAAATTTACGGATAATAAAAAAGAATACATCAAGTAA
- a CDS encoding ThiF family adenylyltransferase, with protein MIYIKNPTSFFNKSTSGNLVNLGQFQIEVDDNLFEKLLDIVIFAQEKKTYEELISFATENHIDNKIIKLALDNKILIPFYTHTHAQNNIYLKNKYFLDLLLTNPENFNLEKKHIIIIGCGGIGNFMTYSLSTLGLGLITFIDEDKIEESNLNRQFLFDYDFIGANKVDIIEKKIKSINKTIKTQKYKQKVSTKLLESILCNSKIKPSLIVLSADDDYCLPLINKFCIDHSVPFINIGYLNDFSVIGPFYIPNISSCSYCTDIGVVKTSSSSIIEDKITLANKDYQAPSFFTNNAIASSMAIIDIIFYFGGEYKNINSLNKRIGISNHDFSLHSINVKKNKFCKCNKNL; from the coding sequence ATGATTTATATAAAAAATCCAACTTCATTCTTTAATAAATCCACTTCGGGCAATCTTGTTAATTTAGGGCAATTTCAAATTGAAGTAGATGATAATCTTTTTGAAAAGCTACTAGACATTGTAATATTTGCACAGGAGAAAAAAACATACGAAGAATTAATATCGTTTGCTACTGAAAACCATATTGATAATAAAATTATTAAGTTAGCTTTAGATAATAAAATATTAATTCCCTTTTATACACATACACATGCTCAAAATAACATTTACTTAAAAAATAAATATTTCTTAGATCTTTTATTAACAAATCCAGAAAATTTCAATTTAGAAAAAAAGCATATTATTATCATTGGATGTGGCGGTATTGGCAATTTTATGACCTATTCTCTTTCTACTTTAGGATTAGGACTTATAACTTTTATAGACGAAGATAAAATAGAAGAATCTAATTTAAATAGACAATTTTTATTTGATTATGATTTTATAGGGGCTAATAAAGTAGATATAATTGAAAAAAAAATAAAATCAATAAATAAAACTATTAAAACCCAAAAATATAAACAAAAAGTTTCAACAAAGTTACTAGAAAGTATTTTGTGTAATTCAAAAATTAAACCATCTTTAATAGTATTGTCAGCAGATGATGATTATTGTCTACCTTTAATTAATAAATTTTGTATTGATCATTCTGTTCCATTTATAAATATTGGATATCTTAATGATTTTTCGGTTATTGGTCCATTTTATATTCCTAATATTTCTTCTTGTTCTTATTGTACTGATATTGGGGTTGTAAAAACATCATCATCTTCTATAATAGAAGACAAAATAACACTTGCAAATAAGGATTATCAAGCTCCTTCTTTTTTTACAAACAATGCAATTGCCTCAAGTATGGCTATTATTGATATAATATTTTATTTTGGTGGTGAATATAAAAACATTAATTCTTTAAACAAAAGAATTGGCATTAGCAATCATGATTTTTCATTACATTCAATTAATGTTAAAAAAAATAAATTTTGCAAGTGTAATAAAAATTTATGA
- a CDS encoding chromosome replication/partitioning protein, protein MNIKITKRVIEDENHPLNDIANENQILEYYNSLKERLVFNFQKEILNKIESMKILKEIKDNAYYKLDGYKNFEEFTRHYRIAKTQAYEYLKIANAIQEGLVEEQDIIENGIHDIILSLRNKAGFNIKKSRQNVIKPLKFRLKRQESYDFYKKNPKFTGFILDEIFFNRKNLLGKLQTKFKNLKDNN, encoded by the coding sequence ATGAATATAAAAATAACAAAACGTGTTATTGAAGATGAAAATCATCCTTTAAATGATATAGCTAATGAGAATCAAATATTAGAATATTATAATTCGTTGAAAGAAAGATTAGTATTTAATTTTCAAAAAGAAATATTAAACAAAATAGAAAGCATGAAAATTTTGAAAGAGATTAAAGATAATGCATATTATAAATTAGATGGATATAAAAATTTTGAAGAATTTACTCGACATTATAGAATAGCAAAAACTCAGGCTTATGAATATTTAAAGATAGCAAATGCCATACAAGAGGGTTTAGTTGAAGAACAAGACATTATTGAAAATGGAATTCATGATATTATTCTTTCTTTAAGAAATAAAGCAGGATTTAACATTAAGAAATCAAGACAGAATGTAATAAAACCTTTGAAATTTCGACTTAAAAGACAAGAAAGTTATGACTTTTATAAAAAAAATCCCAAATTTACTGGTTTTATATTGGATGAAATTTTTTTTAATAGAAAAAATTTGCTTGGAAAGCTTCAAACAAAATTTAAAAATTTAAAAGATAATAATTAA
- a CDS encoding ParA family protein: MARKKPKVITIASIKGGVGKSTSALLVATILSQKHKVLLIDMDTQASVTSYFYDKLENQNLNLVSKNIYEVLIDKININSTIVKIDNNLSLLPSYLNLHFFHNDNIAFKELRFKQSLKLLYDIYDYIIIDTSPSLDIILTNALVVSDYIIVPMTAERWAFESLEILEFFLRKLKFDIPIFVLVTRFKKNNTRKNLLSMIKEKFNFLGVVSEREDLNKRIAQNDMFDLDKDYIKEYQTAINEFFRNTEK, translated from the coding sequence ATGGCTAGAAAAAAACCAAAAGTAATAACTATTGCAAGTATTAAGGGTGGCGTTGGGAAAAGCACAAGTGCGTTACTTGTTGCTACCATTTTATCTCAAAAACATAAGGTACTCTTAATAGATATGGATACACAAGCATCAGTGACAAGTTATTTTTATGATAAATTAGAAAATCAAAATTTAAATCTTGTCAGCAAAAATATTTATGAAGTATTGATTGATAAAATTAATATAAATTCAACTATTGTTAAAATAGATAACAATTTAAGCCTATTGCCAAGTTATTTAAATTTGCACTTTTTTCACAACGATAATATTGCTTTTAAGGAATTAAGATTCAAACAAAGTTTAAAATTATTATATGACATATATGATTACATAATAATTGATACAAGTCCTAGTTTAGACATTATTTTGACAAATGCATTAGTTGTAAGTGATTATATAATAGTACCAATGACTGCTGAACGTTGGGCATTTGAAAGTCTAGAAATACTGGAATTTTTTCTAAGGAAATTGAAATTTGATATACCAATCTTTGTTTTAGTAACTCGTTTTAAAAAAAATAATACCCGTAAAAACTTGCTAAGTATGATAAAAGAAAAATTCAATTTTCTAGGAGTTGTATCTGAAAGAGAAGATTTAAATAAAAGAATTGCACAAAATGATATGTTCGATCTTGATAAAGATTACATAAAAGAATATCAAACAGCTATTAACGAATTTTTCCGTAATACGGAAAAATAA
- a CDS encoding plasmid maintenance protein, which translates to MNKNKVYNNDQFKIHIKNTRKTQNKPHFIIKNEKYDNSRNIMNKLKKSAQCNKKNTRNNTFAILLHQLKDKLKINVFVRLLKDSLNKKERLEYTKNSNNKLIKKGSI; encoded by the coding sequence ATGAACAAAAATAAAGTATATAATAATGACCAATTCAAGATTCACATAAAAAATACAAGAAAAACACAAAATAAACCACACTTTATAATAAAAAATGAAAAATACGATAATTCCAGAAATATAATGAATAAACTTAAAAAATCTGCTCAATGTAATAAAAAAAATACAAGAAACAACACATTTGCCATACTACTTCATCAATTAAAGGATAAATTAAAAATAAATGTCTTTGTAAGATTATTAAAAGATTCTCTAAATAAAAAAGAAAGGTTAGAATATACAAAGAACTCTAACAATAAATTAATTAAAAAAGGAAGTATATAA
- a CDS encoding plasmid maintenance protein yields MNANSKGKFLYKLEKEIQVINNYYRHLGISMKNEI; encoded by the coding sequence TTGAATGCAAACAGTAAAGGAAAATTTCTTTATAAATTAGAAAAGGAAATTCAAGTAATAAATAATTATTATAGACATTTAGGTATAAGCATGAAAAACGAGATTTAA